In a genomic window of Erigeron canadensis isolate Cc75 chromosome 5, C_canadensis_v1, whole genome shotgun sequence:
- the LOC122598952 gene encoding pentatricopeptide repeat-containing protein At4g21065-like, which yields MRVLGVQPDNHTYPFVLKAVAKMIDVREGEMVHEVVVKNGFGELVFVKNGLVHMYAVCGQVENANKVFDEMSVRNLVTWNSVINGFVLNGRPNETLRVFREMVEDGVEPDGFSLVSLLTACAELGALALGKRVHGYMFKVGFVENLHAVNALLDLYAKTGNIVDAKKVFDEMKENSVVSWTALIVGLAVNGYGIEAINLFKELERRGLTPSEITFVGVLYACSHCGMVDEGFAYFKRMKEEFKIEPRIEHYGCMVDMLGRVGRVQQAYDYIIDMPLQPNAVIWRTLLGACTIHKRTDLAEVARAQLIQLEPKHSGDYVLLSNLYASERRWTDVSKVRQTMLQEGIQKSPGHSLVELGNRVYQFTMGDTSHPQSEDIYLKLREITKLLRLQGYMPHVSNVLADIEEEEKETALSYHSEKIAIAFMLINTPNGAPMTVMKNLRVCADCHLVIKLISKVFKREIVVRDRSRFHHFKDGSCTCKDYW from the coding sequence ATGAGGGTACTTGGGGTCCAGCCCGATAATCATACTTACCCGTTTGTGTTAAAAGCTGTTGCTAAGATGATTGATGTTAGAGAAGGGGAGATGGTTCATGAGGTGGTGGTGAAGAATGGTTTTGGTGAgttggtttttgtgaaaaatgGGTTGGTGCATATGTATGCTGTGTGTGGACAGGTTGAGAATGCGaataaggtgtttgatgaaatgtctgtgAGAAATTTGGTGACTTGGAATTCGGTGATTAATGGGTTTGTTTTGAATGGGAGGCCGAATGAGACGTTGAGGGTTTTTAGGGAAATGGTTGAGGATGGGGTGGAGCCGGATGGTTTTAGTTTGGTTAGTTTGTTGACGGCGTGTGCAGAGCTTGGTGCGTTGGCGTTGGGTAAGCGGGTTCATGGTTACATGTTTAAAGTTGGATTTGTTGAgaatttgcatgctgttaatgCGCTTTTGGATCTTTATGCGAAAACTGGAAACATTGTGGATGCGaaaaaggtttttgatgaaATGAAGGAGAATAGTGTTGTGTCGTGGACTGCGCTTATTGTTGGTTTGGCTGTGAATGGATATGGTATTGAGGCGATTAATCTTTTCAAGGAGTTGGAAAGGCGAGGGTTGACACCGAGTGAGATTACTTTTGTAGGGGTGTTATATGCTTGTAGTCATTGTGGGATGGTCGATGAAGGGTTTGCGTATTTCAAAAGAATGAAAGAGGAGTTTAAGATTGAGCCTAGAATAGAACATTATGGATGTATGGTTGATATGTTGGGGAGAGTGGGTCGTGTACAACAAGCTTATGATTACATTATTGACATGCCGTTGCAGCCGAATGCAGTTATCTGGAGGACCTTACTTGGAGCATGCACAATACATAAGCGTACGGATTTAGCAGAGGTAGCTCGAGCACAGCTGATACAATTAGAACCTAAACACAGTGGAGATTATGTTTTGTTATCAAACCTCTATGCTTCTGAAAGACGTTGGACTGATGTGTCAAAAGTGAGACAAACAATGTTACAAGAAGGGATACAAAAGTCTCCTGGCCATAGCCTCGTTGAGTTAGGAAATCGGGTCTACCAATTCACCATGGGTGACACATCTCATCCACAAAGTGAAGATATCTATTTGAAATTGAGAGAGATCACAAAGTTGTTGAGGCTACAAGGTTATATGCCTCACGTTTCAAATGTGCTTGCGGACATAGAAGAAGAGGAGAAGGAGACTGCTTTATCGTATCATAGTGAGAAAATAGCAATTGCATTTATGCTTATCAACACACCGAATGGAGCTCCTATGACAGTTATGAAGAACTTGAGGGTATGTGCTGATTGTCACCTTGTGATAAAACTCATTTCAAAGGTTTTTAAGCGAGAAATTGTGGTAAGGGATAGAAGCCGGTTTCACCATTTTAAGGATGGATCTTGCACTTGCAAAGATTATTGGTAA